One stretch of Bombus affinis isolate iyBomAffi1 chromosome 4, iyBomAffi1.2, whole genome shotgun sequence DNA includes these proteins:
- the LOC126915591 gene encoding T-complex protein 11-like protein 1 isoform X4 gives MENNEEQKSNINEASTSVPVDCKSDSHLETEEENAKGQKTPNFGVGGLIGASPPKFVSLEEIINAANGMKNMALAHEIAVDKNFQLQKLEPDDGTIHRKVKEIMHKAFWNLLAEQLDEDPPNYTQALVLLKEIKETLDELVLPHHAKIRENLKEVLDVDLIKQQAENGVLDFHHYAQYVISIMSKVCAPVRDEKIRELSQETHVIEIFKGIMEVLQLMRLDLANFTITMMRPNIVASSIEYEKAKFAEFLKVNTNGLQFTEKWLLRHFDPTNIMSSSSDINAARQLTHCLLTEAYLDLLEWDFNPDAETLMLDQSRLLELRDKTSRLSIIGSVILLVNNTVGAPIHGVSNFKKNIKQHLNVLLDSVHSNKDLETVMPNIVLQVKTDLKTTLQEINAASLSPEIETLLEGQILDLINPEHKIRHLINLRIRQFLQKIILSQSTAPQQVPPGLSSLQEELTAIVAQFLILISHNRSVFGEYYQEIITNALIKKETESNKDMSAIHTMDL, from the exons ATGGAAAACAATGAAGAACAAAAATCCAATATCAATGAAGCTAGCACATCTGTACCTGTAGATTGTAAATCTGATTCTCATCTTGAGACAGAAGAAGAAAATGCAAAGGG GCAAAAAACACCAAATTTTGGGGTAGGTGGATTAATAGGAGCATCACCACCAAAATTTGTTTCTCTCGAAGAAATCATAAATGCTGCAAATGGCATGAAAAATATGGCATTAGCACATGAAATTGCGGTGGATAAAAATTTTCAGTTACAAAAACTTGAACCTGATGATGGCACAATTCACAGAAAAGTAAAGGAAATTATGCATAAAGCTTTTTGGAATTTATTAGCAGAGCAATTAGATGAAGATCCTCCAAATTATACACAAGCGTTGGTTTTACTAAAGGAAATTAAAGAA ACATTAGATGAACTAGTATTACCACATCATGCAAAAATTcgagaaaatttaaaagaagtACTTGATGTGGATTTAATTAAACAGCAAGCAGAAAACGGTGTTTTAGACTTCCATCATTATGCACAATATGTGATATCCATTATGAGTAAAGTTTGTGCACCAGTAAGAGACGAGAAGATTCGAGAACTTAGTCAAGAAACACatgttattgaaatattcaaaggAATAATGGAAGTACTGCAATTAATGCGACTTGATTTGGCAAATTTTACCATTACTATGATGAGACCAAATATAGTTGCTTCAAGTATTGAATACGAGAAAGCCAAATTCGCTGAATTCTTAAAAGTTAATACAAATGGTCTACAATTTACAGAAAAATGGTTGTTGAGGCATTTTGATCCAACAAATATTATGAGCAGTTCATCTGACATTAATGCAGCTCGTCAGCTTACCCATTGTCTTTTAACTGAAGCGTATCTTGATCTTCTAGAATGGGATTTTAATCCAGATGCAGAA ACTTTGATGCTTGATCAAAGTAGATTACTGGAATTGCGTGATAAGACCAGCAGATTAAGCATTATAGGATCTGTAATATTGCTAGTAAATAATACAGTAGGTGCACCAATTCATGGTGTATCGAattttaagaagaatattaaACAACATCTTAATGTGTTGTTAGATTCTGTACATTCAAATAA GGATTTGGAAACTGTAATGCCAAATATTGTATTACAAGTAAAAACAGACCTAAAAACGACATTGCAAGAAATTAATGCTGCTTCCTTATCTCCAGAgatagaaacattattagaagGACAGATATTGGATCTCATCAATCCAGAACATAAAATAAGGCATCTTATAA ATTTAAGAATTCGGcaatttttacaaaaaataatattgtCTCAATCTACGGCACCACAACAAGTTCCACCTGGACTTTCATCACTACAAGAAGAATTAACAGCTATAGTAGCTCAATTTTTGATACTTATTTCTCATAATCGAAGTGTATTTGGAGAATATTATCAAGAAATCATTACTAATGCacttattaaaaaagaaactgaaaGTAATAAAGATATGAGTGCAATTCATACCATGGACTTGTAA
- the LOC126915583 gene encoding regulator of telomere elongation helicase 1 homolog translates to MPDVTINNVIVNFPFKPYSIQEEYMVKVIECLQNGKNGVLESPTGTGKTLSLLCSSLSWLLTKKAQLQAQSLIGAIEKPDFGGHFFKQLSNGLKEGTGDSEPTSNLGWAPPKIIYASRTHSQLSQAMQELKRTSYKHVSTAVLGSRDQLCIHPEVSKETSSSNKIYMCHSKIKSRTCFYYNNVESRKDDPLFKQEVLDIEDLVKVGQKFKCCPYFLSRELKQNADITFMPYNYLLDSKSRKTQGIDIQNNIILLDEAHNIEKTCEEAASLQICSTDIAMCIDEITAVMEDMASNIEQENDFSMENSGNIVKDFTADDLCILKAMFLELEKAIDAIEILKRNEGDTFPGGYIFELLGKAQLTHGREQLVIEKLEKIAFYLTTTSTSPFTRKGHALQKFSDLLKTVFSSGNSPRYREKIKQCYKVYIQLEEQKKTKQNEVWETKKILKKNEGKVISYWCFSPGFSMQQLMDQGVRSIILTSGTLSPLKPFISELGIPIELQLENPHIVKGDQICVGVLSQGPDGYSLNSSFNTRNDPKYIASLGRTVLNFSCIIPHGLLVFFPSYPIMKKCKEEWQTTGLWTKIADRKPIYVEPQYRDGFINVMNEYYEKIKDPSCKGAIFMAVCRGKVSEGLDFANANGRAVLITGLPFPPLKDPRVILKQRYLEEMKKQNKEALSGQQWYQLEASRAVNQAIGRIIRHKNDYGAIILCDCRFDNPSFKKHLSAWLRPHIKNFTSFGIIMKELKDFFRYAGHTFPQPNIPGIQCTSSYVSLPAISASFDTTVSRTGKATLKQKIETPSTKDIFNIDSYTKKDEKSKQSVETQKRNLFELLETESKPVINFSNCKLRSDYTTCELTKNSSEPATKKRKIKMLPIEFNEHLSGASTSSCINRDHSDNTTYSQQIFEETNNEETDKKALGKAYLKEVKRSLSEADYKIFAKMIQDYTRTGNLEELLKILQNLFSPNKELLHLFIGFKYFVKKQHISVFENHITLITNTQM, encoded by the exons ATGCCAGACGTGACAATTAATAACGTTATTGTAAATTTTCCTTTTAAACCATATTCGATACAAGAAGAATATATGGTAAAAGTGATAGAATGTCTTCAAAACGGTAAAAATGGTGTTTTGGAATCTCCAACTG GTACGGGGAAAACACTCAGTCTTCTGTGTTCTTCTTTAAGTTGGTTATTAACAAAGAAAGCTCAGTTACAAGCACAATCATTAATAGGTGCAATAGAGAAGCCTGATTTTGGTggacatttttttaaacaattgaGTAATGGACTTAAAGAAGGAACAGGAGATTCTGAGCCTACTAGTAATTTAGGTTGGGCACCACCAAAAATTATCTATGCATCTAGAACTCATTCCCAACTTTCGCAAGCGATGCaagaattaaaaagaacttcctaTAAACATGTAAGCACAGCTGTTTTGGGATCTCGAGATCAGCTTTGTATTCATCCAGAAGTTTCCAAAGAAACTAGTagttcaaacaaaatatatatgtgtCATTCTAAAATCAAATCTAGGACATGTTTCTATTACAATAATGTTGAAAGCAG GAAAGATGATCCTCTTTTTAAACAAGAAGTACTTGATATAGAAGACTTAGTAAAAGTTGGACAAAAATTTAAATGTTGTCCATACTTTTTGTCCAGGGAACTTAAACAGAATGCAGATATTACCTTTATGCCATATAATTACTTACTGGATTCAAAATCACGGAAGACACAAGGCATAGATAtccaaaataatattattctctTAGATGAAGCACACAATATTGAGAAAACATGTGAAGAAGCGGCATCATTACag ATATGTAGTACAGATATTGCAATGTGCATTGATGAAATAACAGCTGTAATGGAAGATATGGCTAGTAATATTGAACAAGAAAATGATTTTTCAATGGAAAATTCAGGAAATATTGTAAAAGATTTTACTGCGGATGACTTATGTATTTTAAAAGCTATGTTTCTGGAATTAGAAAAAGCTATTGATGCTATAGAAATCCTAAAACGCAATGAGGGAGATACATTTCCTGGTGGATACATTTTTGAATTACTAGGAAAGGCACAA TTAACTCATGGCAGAGAACAACTTGTAATAGAAAAGTTGGAGAAAattgctttttatttaacaACTACAAGCACTTCTCCATTTACAAGAAAAGGTCATGCACTTCAGAAATTCAGTGACCTATTAAAAACTGTATTTAGCAGTGGTAATAGTCCACGCTATAGAGAAAAAATCAAACAATGTTATAAAGTGTATATTCAATTAGAAGAACagaaaaaaacaaaacaaaatgaAGTTTGGGAAACAAAAAAAATACTTAAAAAGAATGAAGGCAAAGTTATCAGTTATTGGTGTTTTAGTCCTGGATTTAg TATGCAACAACTAATGGACCAAGGTGTGCGTTCAATAATATTAACAAGTGGTACATTATCTCCTTTGAAACCTTTCATATCTGAACTTGGAATACCAATTGAACTTCAATTAGAAAATCCGCATATTGTGAAAGGAGATCAAATTTGTGTCGGTGTCCTTAGTCAAGGACCGGATGGTTATTCATTAAATTCTTCTTTTAATACAag AAATGATCCAAAATATATAGCATCTCTTGGGCGAACAGTGCTTAACTTTAGTTGTATTATTCCTCATGGTCTATTAGTTTTCTTTCCTTCATACCCAATAATGAAAAAGTGTAAAGAAGAATGGCAAACTACAGGTTTGTGGACTAAAATTGCAGATCGTAAA cCTATATATGTGGAACCTCAGTACAGAGATGGTTTTATAAATGTTATGAATGAGTATTACGAAAAAATTAAAGATCCCTCTTGCAAAGGTGCTATTTTTATGGCAGTTTGTAGGGGTAAAGTGAGTGAAGGGCTTGATTTTGCTAATGCAAATGGAAGAGCTGTATTAATTACAGGTCTTCCATTTCCACCTTTAAAAGATCCGAGAGTTATATTAAAACAACGGTATttagaagaaatgaaaaaacaaaataaagag GCTTTGTCTGGTCAACAATGGTACCAGCTTGAAGCATCACGAGCTGTTAACCAAGCCATTGGCCGCATAATACGTCATAAAAATGATTATGGAGCTATAATTCTTTGTGACTGTCGATTTGATAATCCAAGTTTTAAGAAACATTTGTCTGCTTGGCTCAGACCTCATATAAAAAATTTTACCTCTTTTGGTATTATTATGAAAGAGCTAAAAGATTTTTTCAGATATGCAGGACACACT tttccaCAACCGAATATACCTGGTATACAATGTACAAGTAGTTATGTTTCATTACCAGCAATATCAGCATCATTTGATACAACCGTGTCTCGCACCGGAAAAGCTACTTTGAAGCAAAAAATTGAAACCCCTTCAACTAAAGATATCTTCAATATTGATTCTTATACTAAGAAAGATGAGAAAAGTAAACAATCGGTTGAAACACAAAAAAGAAACTTGTTTGAACTTTTGGAAACAGAATCAAAGCCTGtaattaattttagtaattgtaaaTTAAGAAGTGATTATACCACTTGTGAACTAACAAAAAATAGCAGTGAACCTGCcacaaaaaaaaggaaaataaagatgTTACCAATAGAATTTAATGAACATTTATCTGGTGCTTCAACTTCTTCATGCATAAATAGAGATCATTCAGACAATACAACATATTCTCAACAAATATTTGAAGAAACTAATAATGAAGAAACTGATAAAAAAGCTTTgggcaaagcatatttaaaagaA GTAAAACGATCTTTATCAGAAGctgattataaaatatttgcgAAAATGATACAGGACTATACAAGAACAGGCAATCTGGAGGAATTGTTAAAAATACTTCAAAATCTATTTTCCCCTAATAAGGAATTGCTTCATTTATTTAtag gttttaaatattttgtaaagaaGCAACACATTTCTGTATTTGAGAATCATATTACTTTGATCACAAATACACAAATGTAA
- the LOC126915591 gene encoding T-complex protein 11-like protein 1 isoform X2, whose translation MPDRNKKMENNEEQKSNINEASTSVPVDCKSDSHLETEEENAKGQKTPNFGVGGLIGASPPKFVSLEEIINAANGMKNMALAHEIAVDKNFQLQKLEPDDGTIHRKVKEIMHKAFWNLLAEQLDEDPPNYTQALVLLKEIKETLDELVLPHHAKIRENLKEVLDVDLIKQQAENGVLDFHHYAQYVISIMSKVCAPVRDEKIRELSQETHVIEIFKGIMEVLQLMRLDLANFTITMMRPNIVASSIEYEKAKFAEFLKVNTNGLQFTEKWLLRHFDPTNIMSSSSDINAARQLTHCLLTEAYLDLLEWDFNPDAETLMLDQSRLLELRDKTSRLSIIGSVILLVNNTVGAPIHGVSNFKKNIKQHLNVLLDSVHSNKDLETVMPNIVLQVKTDLKTTLQEINAASLSPEIETLLEGQILDLINPEHKIRHLINLRIRQFLQKIILSQSTAPQQVPPGLSSLQEELTAIVAQFLILISHNRSVFGEYYQEIITNALIKKETESNKDMSAIHTMDL comes from the exons ATGCCAGATAg gAATAAAAAAATGGAAAACAATGAAGAACAAAAATCCAATATCAATGAAGCTAGCACATCTGTACCTGTAGATTGTAAATCTGATTCTCATCTTGAGACAGAAGAAGAAAATGCAAAGGG GCAAAAAACACCAAATTTTGGGGTAGGTGGATTAATAGGAGCATCACCACCAAAATTTGTTTCTCTCGAAGAAATCATAAATGCTGCAAATGGCATGAAAAATATGGCATTAGCACATGAAATTGCGGTGGATAAAAATTTTCAGTTACAAAAACTTGAACCTGATGATGGCACAATTCACAGAAAAGTAAAGGAAATTATGCATAAAGCTTTTTGGAATTTATTAGCAGAGCAATTAGATGAAGATCCTCCAAATTATACACAAGCGTTGGTTTTACTAAAGGAAATTAAAGAA ACATTAGATGAACTAGTATTACCACATCATGCAAAAATTcgagaaaatttaaaagaagtACTTGATGTGGATTTAATTAAACAGCAAGCAGAAAACGGTGTTTTAGACTTCCATCATTATGCACAATATGTGATATCCATTATGAGTAAAGTTTGTGCACCAGTAAGAGACGAGAAGATTCGAGAACTTAGTCAAGAAACACatgttattgaaatattcaaaggAATAATGGAAGTACTGCAATTAATGCGACTTGATTTGGCAAATTTTACCATTACTATGATGAGACCAAATATAGTTGCTTCAAGTATTGAATACGAGAAAGCCAAATTCGCTGAATTCTTAAAAGTTAATACAAATGGTCTACAATTTACAGAAAAATGGTTGTTGAGGCATTTTGATCCAACAAATATTATGAGCAGTTCATCTGACATTAATGCAGCTCGTCAGCTTACCCATTGTCTTTTAACTGAAGCGTATCTTGATCTTCTAGAATGGGATTTTAATCCAGATGCAGAA ACTTTGATGCTTGATCAAAGTAGATTACTGGAATTGCGTGATAAGACCAGCAGATTAAGCATTATAGGATCTGTAATATTGCTAGTAAATAATACAGTAGGTGCACCAATTCATGGTGTATCGAattttaagaagaatattaaACAACATCTTAATGTGTTGTTAGATTCTGTACATTCAAATAA GGATTTGGAAACTGTAATGCCAAATATTGTATTACAAGTAAAAACAGACCTAAAAACGACATTGCAAGAAATTAATGCTGCTTCCTTATCTCCAGAgatagaaacattattagaagGACAGATATTGGATCTCATCAATCCAGAACATAAAATAAGGCATCTTATAA ATTTAAGAATTCGGcaatttttacaaaaaataatattgtCTCAATCTACGGCACCACAACAAGTTCCACCTGGACTTTCATCACTACAAGAAGAATTAACAGCTATAGTAGCTCAATTTTTGATACTTATTTCTCATAATCGAAGTGTATTTGGAGAATATTATCAAGAAATCATTACTAATGCacttattaaaaaagaaactgaaaGTAATAAAGATATGAGTGCAATTCATACCATGGACTTGTAA
- the LOC126915591 gene encoding T-complex protein 11-like protein 1 isoform X5, translating to MQRGGLIGASPPKFVSLEEIINAANGMKNMALAHEIAVDKNFQLQKLEPDDGTIHRKVKEIMHKAFWNLLAEQLDEDPPNYTQALVLLKEIKETLDELVLPHHAKIRENLKEVLDVDLIKQQAENGVLDFHHYAQYVISIMSKVCAPVRDEKIRELSQETHVIEIFKGIMEVLQLMRLDLANFTITMMRPNIVASSIEYEKAKFAEFLKVNTNGLQFTEKWLLRHFDPTNIMSSSSDINAARQLTHCLLTEAYLDLLEWDFNPDAETLMLDQSRLLELRDKTSRLSIIGSVILLVNNTVGAPIHGVSNFKKNIKQHLNVLLDSVHSNKDLETVMPNIVLQVKTDLKTTLQEINAASLSPEIETLLEGQILDLINPEHKIRHLINLRIRQFLQKIILSQSTAPQQVPPGLSSLQEELTAIVAQFLILISHNRSVFGEYYQEIITNALIKKETESNKDMSAIHTMDL from the exons ATGCAAAGGG GTGGATTAATAGGAGCATCACCACCAAAATTTGTTTCTCTCGAAGAAATCATAAATGCTGCAAATGGCATGAAAAATATGGCATTAGCACATGAAATTGCGGTGGATAAAAATTTTCAGTTACAAAAACTTGAACCTGATGATGGCACAATTCACAGAAAAGTAAAGGAAATTATGCATAAAGCTTTTTGGAATTTATTAGCAGAGCAATTAGATGAAGATCCTCCAAATTATACACAAGCGTTGGTTTTACTAAAGGAAATTAAAGAA ACATTAGATGAACTAGTATTACCACATCATGCAAAAATTcgagaaaatttaaaagaagtACTTGATGTGGATTTAATTAAACAGCAAGCAGAAAACGGTGTTTTAGACTTCCATCATTATGCACAATATGTGATATCCATTATGAGTAAAGTTTGTGCACCAGTAAGAGACGAGAAGATTCGAGAACTTAGTCAAGAAACACatgttattgaaatattcaaaggAATAATGGAAGTACTGCAATTAATGCGACTTGATTTGGCAAATTTTACCATTACTATGATGAGACCAAATATAGTTGCTTCAAGTATTGAATACGAGAAAGCCAAATTCGCTGAATTCTTAAAAGTTAATACAAATGGTCTACAATTTACAGAAAAATGGTTGTTGAGGCATTTTGATCCAACAAATATTATGAGCAGTTCATCTGACATTAATGCAGCTCGTCAGCTTACCCATTGTCTTTTAACTGAAGCGTATCTTGATCTTCTAGAATGGGATTTTAATCCAGATGCAGAA ACTTTGATGCTTGATCAAAGTAGATTACTGGAATTGCGTGATAAGACCAGCAGATTAAGCATTATAGGATCTGTAATATTGCTAGTAAATAATACAGTAGGTGCACCAATTCATGGTGTATCGAattttaagaagaatattaaACAACATCTTAATGTGTTGTTAGATTCTGTACATTCAAATAA GGATTTGGAAACTGTAATGCCAAATATTGTATTACAAGTAAAAACAGACCTAAAAACGACATTGCAAGAAATTAATGCTGCTTCCTTATCTCCAGAgatagaaacattattagaagGACAGATATTGGATCTCATCAATCCAGAACATAAAATAAGGCATCTTATAA ATTTAAGAATTCGGcaatttttacaaaaaataatattgtCTCAATCTACGGCACCACAACAAGTTCCACCTGGACTTTCATCACTACAAGAAGAATTAACAGCTATAGTAGCTCAATTTTTGATACTTATTTCTCATAATCGAAGTGTATTTGGAGAATATTATCAAGAAATCATTACTAATGCacttattaaaaaagaaactgaaaGTAATAAAGATATGAGTGCAATTCATACCATGGACTTGTAA
- the LOC126915591 gene encoding T-complex protein 11-like protein 1 isoform X1, whose amino-acid sequence MGHPYQLVIRRNKKMENNEEQKSNINEASTSVPVDCKSDSHLETEEENAKGQKTPNFGVGGLIGASPPKFVSLEEIINAANGMKNMALAHEIAVDKNFQLQKLEPDDGTIHRKVKEIMHKAFWNLLAEQLDEDPPNYTQALVLLKEIKETLDELVLPHHAKIRENLKEVLDVDLIKQQAENGVLDFHHYAQYVISIMSKVCAPVRDEKIRELSQETHVIEIFKGIMEVLQLMRLDLANFTITMMRPNIVASSIEYEKAKFAEFLKVNTNGLQFTEKWLLRHFDPTNIMSSSSDINAARQLTHCLLTEAYLDLLEWDFNPDAETLMLDQSRLLELRDKTSRLSIIGSVILLVNNTVGAPIHGVSNFKKNIKQHLNVLLDSVHSNKDLETVMPNIVLQVKTDLKTTLQEINAASLSPEIETLLEGQILDLINPEHKIRHLINLRIRQFLQKIILSQSTAPQQVPPGLSSLQEELTAIVAQFLILISHNRSVFGEYYQEIITNALIKKETESNKDMSAIHTMDL is encoded by the exons ATGGGACATCCTTATCAATTGGTCATAAGGAG gAATAAAAAAATGGAAAACAATGAAGAACAAAAATCCAATATCAATGAAGCTAGCACATCTGTACCTGTAGATTGTAAATCTGATTCTCATCTTGAGACAGAAGAAGAAAATGCAAAGGG GCAAAAAACACCAAATTTTGGGGTAGGTGGATTAATAGGAGCATCACCACCAAAATTTGTTTCTCTCGAAGAAATCATAAATGCTGCAAATGGCATGAAAAATATGGCATTAGCACATGAAATTGCGGTGGATAAAAATTTTCAGTTACAAAAACTTGAACCTGATGATGGCACAATTCACAGAAAAGTAAAGGAAATTATGCATAAAGCTTTTTGGAATTTATTAGCAGAGCAATTAGATGAAGATCCTCCAAATTATACACAAGCGTTGGTTTTACTAAAGGAAATTAAAGAA ACATTAGATGAACTAGTATTACCACATCATGCAAAAATTcgagaaaatttaaaagaagtACTTGATGTGGATTTAATTAAACAGCAAGCAGAAAACGGTGTTTTAGACTTCCATCATTATGCACAATATGTGATATCCATTATGAGTAAAGTTTGTGCACCAGTAAGAGACGAGAAGATTCGAGAACTTAGTCAAGAAACACatgttattgaaatattcaaaggAATAATGGAAGTACTGCAATTAATGCGACTTGATTTGGCAAATTTTACCATTACTATGATGAGACCAAATATAGTTGCTTCAAGTATTGAATACGAGAAAGCCAAATTCGCTGAATTCTTAAAAGTTAATACAAATGGTCTACAATTTACAGAAAAATGGTTGTTGAGGCATTTTGATCCAACAAATATTATGAGCAGTTCATCTGACATTAATGCAGCTCGTCAGCTTACCCATTGTCTTTTAACTGAAGCGTATCTTGATCTTCTAGAATGGGATTTTAATCCAGATGCAGAA ACTTTGATGCTTGATCAAAGTAGATTACTGGAATTGCGTGATAAGACCAGCAGATTAAGCATTATAGGATCTGTAATATTGCTAGTAAATAATACAGTAGGTGCACCAATTCATGGTGTATCGAattttaagaagaatattaaACAACATCTTAATGTGTTGTTAGATTCTGTACATTCAAATAA GGATTTGGAAACTGTAATGCCAAATATTGTATTACAAGTAAAAACAGACCTAAAAACGACATTGCAAGAAATTAATGCTGCTTCCTTATCTCCAGAgatagaaacattattagaagGACAGATATTGGATCTCATCAATCCAGAACATAAAATAAGGCATCTTATAA ATTTAAGAATTCGGcaatttttacaaaaaataatattgtCTCAATCTACGGCACCACAACAAGTTCCACCTGGACTTTCATCACTACAAGAAGAATTAACAGCTATAGTAGCTCAATTTTTGATACTTATTTCTCATAATCGAAGTGTATTTGGAGAATATTATCAAGAAATCATTACTAATGCacttattaaaaaagaaactgaaaGTAATAAAGATATGAGTGCAATTCATACCATGGACTTGTAA
- the LOC126915591 gene encoding T-complex protein 11-like protein 1 isoform X3 has protein sequence MFWNKKMENNEEQKSNINEASTSVPVDCKSDSHLETEEENAKGQKTPNFGVGGLIGASPPKFVSLEEIINAANGMKNMALAHEIAVDKNFQLQKLEPDDGTIHRKVKEIMHKAFWNLLAEQLDEDPPNYTQALVLLKEIKETLDELVLPHHAKIRENLKEVLDVDLIKQQAENGVLDFHHYAQYVISIMSKVCAPVRDEKIRELSQETHVIEIFKGIMEVLQLMRLDLANFTITMMRPNIVASSIEYEKAKFAEFLKVNTNGLQFTEKWLLRHFDPTNIMSSSSDINAARQLTHCLLTEAYLDLLEWDFNPDAETLMLDQSRLLELRDKTSRLSIIGSVILLVNNTVGAPIHGVSNFKKNIKQHLNVLLDSVHSNKDLETVMPNIVLQVKTDLKTTLQEINAASLSPEIETLLEGQILDLINPEHKIRHLINLRIRQFLQKIILSQSTAPQQVPPGLSSLQEELTAIVAQFLILISHNRSVFGEYYQEIITNALIKKETESNKDMSAIHTMDL, from the exons ATGTTTTG gAATAAAAAAATGGAAAACAATGAAGAACAAAAATCCAATATCAATGAAGCTAGCACATCTGTACCTGTAGATTGTAAATCTGATTCTCATCTTGAGACAGAAGAAGAAAATGCAAAGGG GCAAAAAACACCAAATTTTGGGGTAGGTGGATTAATAGGAGCATCACCACCAAAATTTGTTTCTCTCGAAGAAATCATAAATGCTGCAAATGGCATGAAAAATATGGCATTAGCACATGAAATTGCGGTGGATAAAAATTTTCAGTTACAAAAACTTGAACCTGATGATGGCACAATTCACAGAAAAGTAAAGGAAATTATGCATAAAGCTTTTTGGAATTTATTAGCAGAGCAATTAGATGAAGATCCTCCAAATTATACACAAGCGTTGGTTTTACTAAAGGAAATTAAAGAA ACATTAGATGAACTAGTATTACCACATCATGCAAAAATTcgagaaaatttaaaagaagtACTTGATGTGGATTTAATTAAACAGCAAGCAGAAAACGGTGTTTTAGACTTCCATCATTATGCACAATATGTGATATCCATTATGAGTAAAGTTTGTGCACCAGTAAGAGACGAGAAGATTCGAGAACTTAGTCAAGAAACACatgttattgaaatattcaaaggAATAATGGAAGTACTGCAATTAATGCGACTTGATTTGGCAAATTTTACCATTACTATGATGAGACCAAATATAGTTGCTTCAAGTATTGAATACGAGAAAGCCAAATTCGCTGAATTCTTAAAAGTTAATACAAATGGTCTACAATTTACAGAAAAATGGTTGTTGAGGCATTTTGATCCAACAAATATTATGAGCAGTTCATCTGACATTAATGCAGCTCGTCAGCTTACCCATTGTCTTTTAACTGAAGCGTATCTTGATCTTCTAGAATGGGATTTTAATCCAGATGCAGAA ACTTTGATGCTTGATCAAAGTAGATTACTGGAATTGCGTGATAAGACCAGCAGATTAAGCATTATAGGATCTGTAATATTGCTAGTAAATAATACAGTAGGTGCACCAATTCATGGTGTATCGAattttaagaagaatattaaACAACATCTTAATGTGTTGTTAGATTCTGTACATTCAAATAA GGATTTGGAAACTGTAATGCCAAATATTGTATTACAAGTAAAAACAGACCTAAAAACGACATTGCAAGAAATTAATGCTGCTTCCTTATCTCCAGAgatagaaacattattagaagGACAGATATTGGATCTCATCAATCCAGAACATAAAATAAGGCATCTTATAA ATTTAAGAATTCGGcaatttttacaaaaaataatattgtCTCAATCTACGGCACCACAACAAGTTCCACCTGGACTTTCATCACTACAAGAAGAATTAACAGCTATAGTAGCTCAATTTTTGATACTTATTTCTCATAATCGAAGTGTATTTGGAGAATATTATCAAGAAATCATTACTAATGCacttattaaaaaagaaactgaaaGTAATAAAGATATGAGTGCAATTCATACCATGGACTTGTAA